A single genomic interval of Rosistilla ulvae harbors:
- the larC gene encoding nickel pincer cofactor biosynthesis protein LarC, producing MRIAYFDCTSGISGDMTLGALIDAGASIDRIQAGVRSMGLGEISITAENIKKYGFRATQVTITHPPEHAHRHLHHIEAMLDKGDISAEARDVAKLIFRNLGEAEAQVHGSTLEKVHFHEVGAIDSIADITGVAIALTELGIERVEASPVPTGGGTIQIAHGRVGVPAPATALLLAGIPIAPSDIQAELTTPTGAAILKTTCKAFGPIPAMKISAIGCGSGTMDLEKQANILRVLIGDSDTAGQPSAGQAAGQFETDQIVITETNVDDSTAEELAWCVDQLFDAGALDVYQTPTVMKKGRSGVKITVLADPSLAATVESVLLSCSSAIGVRSWDARRTKLIRRPHAVETSFGSVQGKCAWLPSSQWRFTPEHESLRQLAAEKKATVHAIRDAATKAFDPAALLPPS from the coding sequence TTGCGTATCGCATACTTCGACTGCACCAGCGGAATCAGTGGTGATATGACCCTGGGGGCGCTGATCGACGCCGGGGCCAGTATCGACCGAATCCAAGCCGGTGTTCGATCGATGGGGCTCGGCGAGATCTCGATTACCGCGGAAAACATTAAGAAATACGGGTTTCGCGCGACGCAGGTCACGATCACGCATCCGCCAGAGCATGCTCATCGGCATCTCCATCACATCGAAGCGATGCTCGATAAAGGGGATATTTCGGCCGAAGCTCGCGATGTGGCCAAGCTGATTTTTCGTAATTTAGGCGAAGCGGAGGCGCAGGTTCACGGCTCGACGCTCGAAAAAGTCCATTTCCACGAAGTCGGCGCCATCGATTCGATCGCCGATATAACCGGCGTTGCGATCGCCCTGACCGAACTAGGTATTGAGCGAGTCGAGGCGTCGCCAGTTCCCACCGGCGGCGGAACGATCCAGATCGCCCACGGCCGCGTCGGCGTTCCCGCTCCCGCGACCGCGCTGCTGCTGGCCGGGATTCCGATCGCACCGAGCGACATTCAGGCGGAGCTGACGACGCCGACCGGAGCGGCGATTCTGAAGACGACCTGCAAAGCGTTTGGCCCGATTCCCGCGATGAAGATCTCCGCGATCGGTTGCGGTTCGGGGACGATGGATCTGGAGAAGCAAGCGAATATCTTGCGCGTGCTGATCGGCGACAGCGACACCGCTGGCCAACCGTCCGCTGGACAAGCTGCCGGTCAGTTCGAAACCGATCAGATCGTGATCACCGAGACAAACGTCGACGATTCGACGGCTGAAGAGTTGGCGTGGTGCGTCGACCAGTTGTTTGATGCCGGCGCATTGGACGTCTACCAAACACCGACGGTGATGAAGAAGGGCCGCAGCGGCGTCAAAATCACCGTGCTGGCCGACCCCAGCTTGGCCGCGACGGTCGAGAGCGTTTTACTCAGCTGTTCGTCGGCAATTGGCGTTCGTAGCTGGGACGCGCGGCGGACGAAATTGATTCGTCGGCCGCACGCTGTGGAAACCTCGTTCGGCAGCGTGCAAGGCAAATGTGCTTGGCTCCCTTCATCGCAGTGGCGATTCACCCCCGAACACGAATCGCTCCGTCAGCTGGCGGCCGAGAAAAAAGCGACAGTTCACGCCATCCGAGACGCCGCAACAAAGGCCTTCGATCCTGCCGCGCTGTTGCCGCCAAGCTAA
- the ykgO gene encoding type B 50S ribosomal protein L36, whose protein sequence is MKVVSSIGTLKNRHPDCQVVKRRGRIYVICKSNPKFKVRQGGAKSKKARR, encoded by the coding sequence ATGAAAGTTGTAAGCTCGATCGGCACGCTGAAGAATCGTCACCCCGACTGCCAAGTCGTCAAGCGTCGTGGCCGAATCTACGTGATTTGCAAAAGCAATCCGAAGTTCAAGGTCCGCCAAGGTGGTGCGAAGTCCAAGAAGGCTCGCCGCTAA
- a CDS encoding EVE domain-containing protein: MKYWLMKTEPGTYSIEDLAKEKRKTTCWEGVRNYQARNMMRDDFKKGDRVLFYHSGGKDPAVVGTAKIAKGAYPDHFAWDSGSKYYDPKSSPENPRWFMVDVQLDKAFEQPVTLSQMRNEPQLEQMELLRKGSRLSVQPVTESEFEVVLKMAEAAKNKA, encoded by the coding sequence ATGAAGTACTGGCTGATGAAGACCGAACCGGGAACCTATTCGATCGAAGATCTGGCGAAAGAGAAGCGGAAGACGACCTGCTGGGAAGGCGTCCGCAATTACCAGGCTCGCAATATGATGCGCGATGACTTTAAGAAAGGGGATCGCGTTCTCTTCTACCACTCGGGTGGGAAAGACCCCGCGGTTGTGGGAACTGCCAAGATTGCCAAGGGAGCCTATCCCGATCACTTCGCGTGGGATTCGGGCAGCAAGTATTACGACCCGAAGAGCAGCCCCGAGAACCCGCGCTGGTTTATGGTCGACGTGCAGTTAGACAAAGCGTTTGAGCAGCCAGTGACGCTTTCGCAGATGCGCAACGAACCCCAACTGGAGCAGATGGAACTGCTCCGCAAAGGAAGCCGATTGAGTGTCCAGCCGGTCACCGAATCGGAATTTGAGGTCGTGTTGAAGATGGCCGAAGCGGCCAAAAACAAAGCTTAG
- a CDS encoding DUF1571 domain-containing protein has protein sequence MIALLLIGLLPTLATAEDSASLETAPAKKATAAPTSAHPLDRVIEIATKGLQRTDEEIKEYSCLLIKRERIDGELTARQYMQAKVRHRHFADGKLVTPMSVYLKFLKPSELAGREVLYVEGERDGNVLARRGGPRLANITVELNPKGSWAMQGNLHPITEFGFRNLIFRLIENMRDSRQTSDVDVKFYDNAKLGDRECEHIQVTQTDPNSTADYHIARIFIDKEMQVPVYFASYDWPETEGSEPLLKEEYIFANVDLNPNFVAMDFDAENPDYAFEPIASEESLAQVKP, from the coding sequence ATGATTGCACTGCTGCTGATCGGCCTGCTGCCGACACTGGCAACCGCCGAGGATTCGGCGAGCCTCGAAACCGCCCCAGCCAAAAAAGCGACAGCTGCGCCGACGTCGGCGCACCCGCTGGACCGCGTGATCGAGATCGCGACCAAGGGGCTGCAGCGAACCGATGAAGAAATCAAAGAGTATTCGTGCCTGCTGATCAAGCGCGAACGGATCGACGGCGAACTGACGGCTCGACAGTACATGCAAGCCAAAGTCCGCCACCGCCATTTTGCCGACGGCAAGTTGGTCACACCGATGAGCGTCTACCTGAAGTTCCTCAAGCCGAGCGAACTGGCCGGCCGCGAAGTGTTGTACGTCGAAGGCGAACGCGACGGCAACGTCTTGGCGCGGCGCGGTGGGCCACGCTTGGCAAACATCACCGTCGAGTTAAACCCCAAGGGTTCCTGGGCGATGCAGGGGAACCTGCACCCGATCACCGAATTTGGTTTCCGCAACCTGATCTTCCGGTTGATCGAGAACATGCGCGACAGTCGCCAAACGAGCGATGTCGATGTCAAGTTCTACGACAATGCGAAACTGGGAGACCGGGAATGCGAACACATTCAAGTCACGCAGACCGATCCCAACTCGACTGCCGATTACCATATCGCGCGGATTTTCATCGACAAGGAAATGCAGGTCCCTGTCTACTTCGCCTCCTACGATTGGCCGGAAACCGAAGGTAGCGAACCGTTGCTGAAGGAAGAGTACATCTTTGCCAACGTCGACCTGAATCCGAACTTCGTCGCGATGGACTTCGATGCCGAAAATCCCGATTACGCTTTCGAACCGATCGCATCGGAAGAGTCGTTGGCGCAGGTCAAACCCTAA
- a CDS encoding esterase/lipase family protein gives MRTKFSIWLILLVAIMNQSTNHADEPVPESAGFVANLKLPTLGGVQFWTDLRWWYGWRIQQNKLTDQCRLLNPSNIRHFSGSREACDARLAEIVSDGPWPEPPQRVVICLHGLMRTHRSFASLGKRIEKETPATVIHFGYASTRAPVSQHARALRGLIESLPGQPQIDLVGHSMGNIVARHAIGDWQTEGDPAGVLDRLGRFVMQGPPNQGAQIAKRLQSTTVFEIITGTSGVQLGINWDELQQHLATPPCEFGIIAGAFEMGRFRNPLVDGDSDLIVSVEEAKLSGANDFVIVPVLHSFLMDDKDVQELTLRFLETGAFADDGQRNPLP, from the coding sequence ATGCGTACGAAGTTCTCAATCTGGCTGATATTGCTGGTCGCGATCATGAACCAATCCACCAACCACGCCGACGAACCGGTTCCTGAATCCGCAGGGTTTGTCGCGAATTTGAAGCTTCCGACCTTGGGAGGCGTCCAGTTCTGGACCGATCTGCGTTGGTGGTACGGTTGGCGAATCCAGCAGAACAAATTGACCGATCAGTGCCGCCTGCTGAATCCATCGAACATTCGCCACTTCTCCGGCTCGCGAGAGGCCTGCGACGCGCGGTTGGCGGAGATCGTTAGCGACGGTCCTTGGCCCGAGCCACCGCAGCGAGTCGTCATTTGTCTGCACGGTCTGATGCGGACCCATCGCTCGTTTGCCTCCTTAGGAAAACGGATCGAAAAGGAAACGCCGGCGACAGTCATCCACTTCGGCTATGCGAGCACACGCGCTCCGGTCAGCCAGCACGCTCGCGCGCTGCGAGGGTTGATCGAGAGCCTGCCCGGCCAACCGCAGATCGATCTGGTCGGGCACAGCATGGGGAACATCGTCGCCCGGCATGCAATCGGCGACTGGCAAACCGAGGGCGATCCGGCGGGCGTCTTGGATCGACTGGGCCGATTTGTGATGCAGGGGCCGCCGAATCAAGGCGCTCAGATCGCCAAGCGGTTGCAGTCGACAACGGTGTTCGAAATCATCACCGGAACCAGCGGCGTGCAGTTGGGGATCAATTGGGACGAACTGCAGCAACATCTGGCGACGCCGCCATGCGAGTTTGGGATCATTGCCGGCGCGTTTGAGATGGGACGATTTCGCAATCCCTTAGTCGATGGTGACAGCGATCTGATCGTCAGCGTTGAAGAGGCGAAGCTCTCTGGAGCGAACGACTTTGTGATCGTGCCGGTGTTGCATTCGTTTTTGATGGACGACAAAGACGTCCAAGAGTTGACGCTGCGGTTTCTGGAGACCGGCGCCTTCGCGGACGACGGCCAACGCAACCCGCTGCCCTGA
- a CDS encoding DUF58 domain-containing protein, producing the protein MLGRLERMELVSRKVFRGRMKGERRSRRKGQSVEFADFRNYVPGDDLRFIDWNMYARLDKLFLKLFLEEEDLHFYALIDASASMSFGDPTKLHVAKQLAAALGYVGMCRADRVRVAALGPPGAAAPTLRGKASLWKMLNYLDTVQPVHNVSLADGVKDFVLRNPGTGIVVLLTDLMDKQGYEAALRMLLGRRMDVFVVHILAPEEIDPPLQGDLKLIDVEDADEAEVTVNGALLQRYKQTVDAFIDQSRTFCSQRDMTYLLTRTDQNIEELVTKYLRQRGVVR; encoded by the coding sequence ATGCTGGGGCGGTTGGAGCGGATGGAATTGGTCAGCCGCAAGGTCTTCCGCGGCCGGATGAAAGGGGAACGACGCAGTCGCCGCAAAGGGCAGAGCGTTGAATTCGCCGACTTCCGCAACTACGTCCCCGGTGACGACCTGCGGTTCATCGACTGGAACATGTACGCGCGGCTGGACAAGTTGTTCCTGAAACTGTTCCTGGAAGAGGAAGACCTGCATTTCTATGCGTTGATCGATGCCAGCGCGTCGATGAGCTTTGGCGATCCGACGAAACTACACGTCGCCAAACAGCTGGCCGCCGCGCTCGGTTACGTCGGCATGTGCCGCGCCGACCGCGTCCGTGTCGCCGCACTGGGACCGCCCGGTGCCGCCGCGCCAACGCTGCGTGGCAAAGCCAGCCTGTGGAAGATGCTGAACTACTTGGATACCGTCCAACCGGTTCACAACGTTTCGCTGGCCGACGGCGTCAAAGATTTTGTCCTCCGCAATCCAGGAACCGGGATCGTCGTCCTGCTGACCGATCTTATGGACAAGCAGGGCTACGAAGCCGCCTTGCGGATGTTGCTGGGACGCCGAATGGACGTCTTTGTCGTCCACATTTTGGCTCCCGAAGAGATCGATCCACCGCTGCAGGGCGACCTGAAGCTGATCGATGTCGAAGACGCTGACGAAGCCGAAGTGACGGTCAACGGAGCGCTGCTGCAACGCTACAAACAAACCGTCGACGCGTTCATCGATCAATCGCGAACCTTCTGCAGCCAACGCGACATGACCTATCTGCTGACGCGGACCGACCAGAACATTGAAGAATTGGTCACCAAGTATCTGCGGCAGCGAGGCGTGGTGCGATGA
- a CDS encoding vWA domain-containing protein translates to MNFLPALHPWQWGLLGLIPIGIILLYFLKLRRQPIEVPSTFLWTRTIEDMHVNSLLQRLRRNLLLFLQLLFIALAALALLRPGWQASSESGRRMVLLLDASASMQSTDVKPSRFEQAKELLGQQIDNMDGSDSAMLIAFSDEPDVLQGFTSDRRRLRDALDLAQPTNRTTNMLDSLKAAAGLANPNRTSQAADVNDIQVADALPATLYIYSDGRVGAINDFDLGNLTPKFIPIGSGSANNMAITAFSAERNPEDPSQVQAFATIANLGSQPQSVTATLTRDGEFLDASAIELAPGEEEGLSFALQIDDDAGLKLSLDQSDDLAIDNVAYTGLSPLHSVAVLVVTPGNEPLKTAMQTPRASRLGRLEFVEPSYLETEEYKKRAADGSDDLIVYDRCAPETMPLASTWFIGSLPPQDWEAGDLSSAVFVVDVDRTHPIMRFLELFAIKIVEGKTLTGPAGTQTLMTSDSGPILALASRRGYQDLVLGFEIASQSEDGGEAYNTDWPIQRSWPVFVYNVLRYLGGAIDTTGAPSYRPGQPITLRTENRLTEVELRLPSGETETLTAGVGGQTGFSDTEAVGLYQLFAGDRLLQMFTVNLFDAQESKIPATETIELGYETAETIAGEQNRLSEAWRWILLAALLLLVIEWITYSRRVWVPARS, encoded by the coding sequence ATGAACTTTTTGCCCGCGCTACATCCTTGGCAATGGGGCCTGTTGGGGCTGATCCCGATCGGCATCATCCTGCTCTATTTCCTGAAGCTTCGCCGCCAACCGATCGAAGTCCCCAGCACCTTTCTGTGGACTCGCACGATCGAAGACATGCACGTCAACAGCCTGTTGCAGCGGTTGCGGCGAAACCTGTTGCTGTTTCTGCAACTGCTGTTCATCGCGCTGGCGGCACTGGCGCTGCTGCGTCCGGGCTGGCAAGCGAGCAGCGAGAGCGGCCGTAGGATGGTGTTGTTGTTGGATGCTTCGGCCAGCATGCAGTCGACCGACGTCAAACCGTCGCGTTTCGAACAGGCCAAGGAACTGTTGGGTCAACAGATCGACAACATGGATGGCAGCGATTCGGCGATGCTGATCGCGTTCAGCGATGAACCCGACGTATTGCAAGGCTTTACGTCCGACCGACGCCGGTTGCGCGATGCCTTGGATTTAGCGCAGCCGACCAATCGGACGACCAACATGCTCGATTCACTGAAAGCCGCGGCGGGGTTGGCGAATCCAAACCGCACCAGCCAAGCAGCCGATGTGAACGACATCCAGGTCGCCGACGCGCTCCCCGCGACGCTGTACATCTACAGCGACGGACGGGTCGGTGCGATCAACGATTTCGACCTGGGAAACCTCACGCCCAAGTTCATCCCGATCGGATCGGGGAGCGCCAACAACATGGCGATCACCGCCTTTAGCGCCGAACGGAATCCCGAGGATCCGTCGCAGGTTCAAGCCTTTGCGACGATCGCCAACCTCGGCTCGCAGCCGCAATCGGTCACGGCGACGTTAACCCGCGATGGTGAATTCCTGGATGCCTCGGCGATCGAACTAGCACCTGGAGAAGAAGAGGGACTCTCGTTCGCGCTGCAGATCGATGACGACGCCGGCTTGAAATTGAGCCTCGATCAATCGGACGACTTGGCGATCGATAACGTCGCCTACACCGGACTCTCGCCGCTGCACAGCGTCGCCGTGCTGGTTGTCACGCCGGGAAACGAACCGCTGAAGACGGCGATGCAAACGCCTCGCGCATCGCGATTGGGGAGGCTGGAGTTCGTCGAGCCAAGCTACCTCGAAACGGAGGAATACAAAAAGAGAGCGGCCGACGGCAGCGACGACCTGATCGTCTACGACCGCTGCGCCCCCGAGACGATGCCACTGGCCAGCACTTGGTTTATCGGCAGCCTGCCGCCACAAGATTGGGAAGCGGGCGACCTGTCGTCGGCGGTGTTTGTGGTCGACGTCGATCGGACCCATCCGATCATGCGGTTCTTAGAATTGTTTGCGATCAAAATTGTCGAAGGCAAGACGCTGACCGGGCCGGCGGGAACGCAGACTCTGATGACCAGCGATTCGGGACCGATCTTGGCCTTGGCCTCCCGACGCGGCTACCAAGACCTGGTGCTCGGTTTTGAGATCGCTTCGCAAAGCGAGGATGGAGGCGAAGCTTACAACACCGACTGGCCGATCCAACGCAGCTGGCCGGTCTTCGTTTACAACGTCTTGCGATATTTGGGCGGAGCGATCGACACGACCGGCGCGCCATCGTACCGCCCGGGGCAACCGATCACGCTGCGAACGGAAAACCGATTGACCGAAGTTGAATTGCGTTTGCCGTCGGGCGAGACCGAAACGCTGACCGCCGGTGTCGGTGGTCAGACTGGATTTTCGGATACCGAAGCGGTTGGGCTGTACCAGTTGTTCGCTGGCGATCGCCTGCTGCAGATGTTCACCGTCAATCTGTTTGACGCTCAGGAGAGCAAGATCCCCGCGACCGAAACGATCGAGTTGGGGTACGAAACCGCCGAGACGATCGCTGGCGAGCAGAACCGCCTCAGCGAAGCATGGCGATGGATCTTGCTGGCCGCTCTGCTGTTATTGGTGATCGAATGGATCACGTACAGCCGCCGCGTCTGGGTCCCTGCCCGCAGTTGA
- a CDS encoding BamA/OMP85 family outer membrane protein, translating into MLFPATRSETLSGLKPGIYMNRSLSAPSNIAAGLCLLACLAFSGCAHLRQQNVATSDSPPDAVDFSKLGITPPTDAAPAADSSTPAIAAEEPLTIRGQDSGFSVPPGVATSAPTPSPGGGGFTRGPVPVSGQNVQPPLVQPQAATAGGAYGTTATDPRVAQNGVGGYQAQVQPAPNYGLPAPPADYQNYNNQPVVPNQQTFGQPPVAPQPGMIGAPIEPINPNFVDPLSNEPPPLVMPRVRTVPVDVFVTPARTGRFMVGGAVNSDAGVTGQIVLDERNFDILRFPRSFQDLFSGYAFRGAGQTFRLEAVPGSDFQRYMMSFGQPYLFGYLPLSLSVQGFLFDRQYRDWDESRLGGRVQLGYRVTNELSLSTAIRAENVDFGDVRVPGIPYVDQYVGNHELYSGSVRLSHDTRDIPFAPTEGHLFEVTFEQTFGSYDYSRIQADLRNYYLLRERADHSGRHTIAVTNSVGFSGADTPIFENFFAGGYSTMRGFDFRGASPVITSGSDNVQVGGRLSVLGSVEYQFPLTADDATKGVVFVDYGTVEREIEIKRENFRVAPGFGFRVSMPALGPAPLAFDFAFPVAHADTDDRQVFSFFMGFSR; encoded by the coding sequence GTGCTATTTCCAGCCACGCGCAGTGAAACGCTTTCGGGACTGAAACCGGGCATATATATGAATCGTTCTCTTTCTGCTCCATCGAACATCGCAGCTGGGCTGTGCCTGTTGGCATGTTTGGCGTTTAGCGGTTGCGCCCATCTGCGCCAGCAGAACGTTGCCACCAGCGATTCTCCTCCCGACGCTGTCGATTTCAGCAAGTTAGGGATCACGCCACCGACCGACGCCGCGCCTGCGGCCGACAGTTCGACACCCGCCATCGCCGCGGAAGAACCGCTAACGATCCGTGGCCAAGACTCCGGTTTCTCGGTACCTCCTGGCGTTGCAACGTCGGCTCCCACACCATCCCCTGGTGGCGGAGGCTTCACGCGTGGCCCCGTCCCGGTCAGCGGCCAAAATGTCCAGCCCCCGTTGGTGCAACCCCAAGCGGCCACCGCTGGCGGTGCCTATGGAACCACCGCAACCGATCCTCGCGTTGCACAGAACGGTGTTGGCGGTTACCAAGCTCAAGTGCAACCAGCACCCAACTATGGTCTGCCAGCTCCGCCGGCCGACTACCAAAACTACAACAACCAGCCTGTTGTCCCGAACCAGCAGACGTTTGGTCAGCCTCCCGTTGCACCGCAGCCCGGCATGATCGGCGCGCCGATCGAACCGATCAATCCGAACTTTGTCGACCCGCTGTCGAACGAGCCGCCGCCGTTGGTGATGCCTCGCGTGCGAACCGTCCCCGTCGACGTCTTCGTGACGCCCGCCCGAACCGGTCGGTTTATGGTCGGTGGTGCCGTCAACAGCGACGCCGGTGTGACCGGTCAGATCGTGTTGGACGAACGCAACTTTGACATCTTGCGATTTCCGCGCAGCTTCCAAGACTTGTTCTCCGGATACGCCTTCCGCGGTGCCGGGCAAACCTTCCGTTTGGAAGCTGTTCCCGGTAGCGATTTCCAGCGTTACATGATGTCGTTTGGCCAACCGTATCTGTTTGGATACCTGCCGTTGAGTCTTTCGGTGCAAGGCTTCTTGTTCGACCGTCAGTACCGCGACTGGGATGAATCGCGTTTAGGTGGCCGTGTCCAACTGGGCTATCGCGTTACCAATGAACTGTCGCTCTCGACAGCGATCCGCGCCGAAAACGTCGACTTTGGCGATGTTCGCGTCCCCGGAATTCCTTACGTCGATCAATACGTTGGCAACCACGAACTCTATTCGGGCAGCGTCCGCTTGTCGCATGATACCCGCGATATCCCATTCGCGCCGACCGAAGGGCATCTGTTTGAAGTGACGTTTGAACAAACCTTTGGATCGTACGACTACTCGCGGATCCAAGCCGATCTGAGGAACTACTACCTGCTTCGCGAGCGTGCCGATCACTCGGGGCGTCATACGATTGCGGTCACCAATAGCGTTGGCTTTAGCGGCGCGGACACGCCGATCTTCGAGAATTTCTTCGCCGGTGGTTACAGCACCATGCGTGGTTTCGATTTCCGCGGTGCTAGCCCCGTTATCACCAGCGGTTCAGACAACGTTCAGGTCGGTGGTCGTTTGAGCGTGTTGGGATCGGTCGAATACCAGTTCCCGTTGACCGCCGATGATGCCACCAAGGGCGTCGTGTTTGTCGATTACGGTACGGTCGAACGTGAGATCGAGATCAAACGCGAGAACTTCCGCGTCGCTCCCGGTTTTGGTTTCCGCGTCAGCATGCCCGCCTTGGGACCTGCTCCGCTGGCCTTCGACTTTGCCTTCCCCGTCGCCCACGCCGACACCGACGATCGCCAGGTCTTCAGCTTCTTCATGGGCTTCTCACGCTAA